Proteins encoded in a region of the Lepidochelys kempii isolate rLepKem1 chromosome 24, rLepKem1.hap2, whole genome shotgun sequence genome:
- the LOC140902830 gene encoding uncharacterized protein produces the protein MKLKGCASLPRCQDGLGFYAGTRAIHARCCNTPLCNHLDTDFLIEGEPHNGLQCFSCVDEDGVGCTSNSSSTVPCMGHHNMCLEGIGRSRTGGADSGLVTFKGCATPAMCQSSLLALVQELDEAEVYCCTGSLCNTRIMDGLVAEGRPSHPSPAGPVTRLPPTPTPEPDCILEEDEEEEDVVPVAGGHPPLAGSHGDREAETTKSSEGRGLEEGGAFATGDHTVVPTGRPGVTPHPGHVATGGHGTASAEDGDSAGSRDNAFSAGGVFSESNGPRPTGVPPPDPVATGVPAAVVLEGSSRSEPGATETPENAREIPAGAGLAHTEEEEEECEEETNYSARDHITGEASASASSTESPRLDHGDGPTEASSLIRATTGLGARVFVAERDGHSSADSPSGAGSTTVSPGDGVVAEGAGHGATSSPSLFAADSSGTESRTGSARESFVAEGSTTWAPDSSAAASGEARSTDGPTPGSPGNRIDAVARIPYLATRQNESVFSEDKEGGSSQPSAPCSQPHQHRPGPRRSQRRVPPGEEQDPLHQAPGVALVDHGLSSHDMPVQAGHAVPPSAPATVSKPEGLLERIEGDRDRPTISFPITVETPNNSPRGPLGNASAPGLDPVEGLVKNSSGGLYTNTPGEAAPRPTPAEPLASAATLASSASRSLLAVLLH, from the exons ATGAAGCTGAAGGGCTGCGCCAGCCTCCCACGCTGCCAGGACGGGCTGGGCTTCTACGCCGGCACCCGTGCCATCCATGCCCGCTGCTGCAACACGCCCCTCTGCAACCACCTGGACACAG atTTCCTCATAGAGGGCGAGCCGCACAATGGGCTGCAGTGCTTCAGCTGCGTGGACGAGGACGGTGTCGGCTGCACCAGCAACTCGAGCTCCACGGTGCCCTGCATGGGACACCACAACATGTGTCTGGAGGGGATCGGCCGCAGCCGCACCG GTGGCGCCGACTCAGGCCTGGTGACCTTTAAGGGCTGCGCCACCCCGGCCATGTGCCAGAGCTCGCTGCTGGCCCTGGTGCAGGAGCTGGACGAGGCCGAGGTCTATTGCTGCACCGGGAGCCTCTGCAACACCCGCATCATGGACGGGCTTGTGGCCGAGGGGCGGCCcagccaccccagccccgccggcCCCGTGACGcgcctcccccctacccccacccccgagccaGACTGCATCCTGGAGgaagacgaggaggaggaggacgtgGTCCCCGTTGCTGGGGGCCACCCTCCGTTGGCAGGGAGCCACGGCGACCGGGAGGCGGAGACCACCAAGAGTTCCGAAGGGCGGGGCTTGGAGGAGGGAGGGGCCTTTGCCACCGGGGACCACACCGTGGTGCCGACAGGCAGACCGGGTGTCACCCCGCACCCTGGCCACGTGGCGACAGGCGGCCACGGGACCGCGTCTGCCGAAGACGGGGACAGTGCCGGCTCCAGGGACAACGCCTTCAGCGCGGGAGGGGTCTTTTCCGAGAGCAACGGCCCGCGGCCGACGGGCGTCCCTCCCCCCGATCCCGTGGCTACAGGCGTCCCTGCTGCCGTTGTCCTGGAGGGGAGCAGCCGCTCGGAGCCCGGCGCCACCGAGACACCAGAGAACGCCCGGGAGATTCCAGCGGGCGCCGGCCTGGCCcacacagaggaggaggaagaggagtgtgaGGAAGAAACCAATTACTCTGCCCGGGACCACATTACCGGTGAGGCCTCGGCCTCCGCCAGCAGCACCGAGTCCCCGCGGCTGGACCACGGTGACGGCCCTACCGAGGCATCATCCCTCATCAGAGCCACCACAGGTCTCGGTGCCAGGGTCTTCGTTGCCGAAAGAGATGGCCACAGCTCTGCCGATTCACCGTCCGGTGCCGGCAGCACCACGGTGAGCCCCGGCGACGGGGTCGTTGCCGAAGGAGCTGGCCACGGCGCCACCAGTTCACCATCTCTCTTTGCCGCAGACAGCTCCGGCACCGAAAGTCGCACCGGGTCAGCCAGAGAGAGCTTTGTGGCCGAGGGCAGCACCACCTGGGCCCCTGACAGCTCAGCCGCAGCCTCTGGTGAGGCCCGCAGCACCGACGGCCCGACTCCCGGTTCCCCCGGCAACCGGATCGACGCTGTAGCCCGCATCCCCTATCTCGCCACCAGGCAGAATGAGAGCGTCTTCTCTGAGGACAAGGAGGGAGGttccagccagcccagcgccccctgcagccagccccaccAGCACCGTCCTGGCccccggaggagccagcgccgggTCCCACCGGGGGAAGAACAAGACCCTCTGCACCAAGCGCCCGGAGTGGCTCTGGTCGACCACGGCCTGTCCTCCCACGACATGCCGGTGCAGGCCGGGCACGCCGTCCCTCCCAGCGCCCCGGCGACGGTCAGCAAGCCGGAGGGCTTGTTGGAGCGCATCGAGGGCGACCGGGACAGGCCAACCATCTCCTTCCCCATCACCGTGGAAACGCCCAACAACTCCCCGCGCGGTCCCCTGGGCAACGCCAGCGCCCCGGGGCTGGACCCGGTGGAGGGGCTCGTGAAGAACAGCAGCGGCGGGCTGTACACCAACACCCCCGGGGAAGCCGCGCCCCGCCCTACCCCAGCGGAGCCTCTGGCCTCGGCAGCAACCTTGGCCTCGTCAGCCTCACGCTCCCTGCTTGCGGTACTGCTGCACTGA
- the LOC140902484 gene encoding urokinase plasminogen activator surface receptor-like, which produces MESVWGCILLGALLSQAAALRCYSCDGDRSCQEMEDCGEQQGQCRTTALTMISRSGVSDRIQKGCDVQGKPNNSISFVSHGQIVMLAEEHCATDLCNQGVPKALSSFPSNASLDCLSCSSSDHSCSSPSLMRIRCLDPRQQCVDIAAISTPDEFPQDERRIKGCGQISRCQEPLGFHNQDSFYLLQCCNSSLCNNDAHDYQESPLPLNGVTCFACEGNSSHGCTPENITRLQCQGPMTHCMEAVGSHALRGPGAMLKGCATPAWCDAPYTSIYKRLAGVQARCCRGNFCNSRIQAGALPPARRSRAGRRLGAQPALLYGTALLALLVLLPRSS; this is translated from the exons ATGGAGTCTGTGTGGGGCTGCATCCTGCTGGGGGCGCTGCTGAGCCAAG CGGCTGCCCTGCGATGTTATTCTTGTGATggggaccggagctgccaggaGATGGAGGACtgtggggagcagcagggacagtgtCGCACAACTGCCCTCACCATGATCTCCC gcTCCGGGGTCTCCGATCGGATCCAGAAGGGCTGCGACGTGCAGGGGAAACCCAACAACTCCATCTCCTTCGTCTCCCACGGGCAGATTGTGATGCTGGCGGAAGAGCACTGCGCTACCGACCTCTGCAACCAGGGGGTGCCCAAGG ccctgagctccttcccctCCAACGCCAGCCTGGATTgcctctcctgctcctcctccgaccactcctgctccagcccctccttGATGCGGATCCGGTGCCTGGACCCCCGGCAGCAGTGCGTGGACATCGCAGCCATCTCCACGCCCGATG AGTTTCCCCAGGACGAGCGGCGCATCAAAGGCTGCGGGCAGATCTCTCGGTGCCAGGAGCCCCTGGGCTTCCACAACCAGGACAGCTTCTACCTGCTGCAATGCTGCAACTCCAGCCTGTGCAATAATGACGCCCACG ATTACCAGGAATCCCCCCTGCCCCTGAACGGAGTCACCTGCTTTGCCTGCGAAGGGAACTCCAGCCATGGCTGCACCCCAGAAAACATCACCCGGTTGCAGTGCCAGGGGCCCATGACCCACTGCATGGaggctgtggggagccatg cgcTGAGGGGGCCGGGCGCCATGCTGAAGGGCTGCGCCACCCCGGCCTGGTGCGATGCCCCCTACACCTCCATCTACAAGCGCCTGGCCGGGGTGCAGGCCCGCTGCTGCCGGGGCAACTTCTGCAACAGCCGGATCCAGGCGGGCGCCCTCCCCCCGGCCAGGAGGAGCCGGGCCGGCCGCAGGCTcggggcccagccagccctgctctaCGGCACTGCCCTCCTGGCCCTGCTCGTCCTGCTGCCCCGCAGCTCCTGA